In Salarias fasciatus chromosome 2, fSalaFa1.1, whole genome shotgun sequence, one genomic interval encodes:
- the atrx gene encoding transcriptional regulator ATRX isoform X2 — MSLASSESHLDQMADKEEEPGSSTDTMKPSSSRSKRKSSAVAKHTEVNESESSAESDNEGATSDNPSDGNTGTNSKGTLVMRPAGNENKGAMKLRVDFKQKKSDDTLQKKVNCTACGKQVNQFNRNSVCEHPALKVLICKSCYNFYTSDDISRDSDGMDEQCRWCAEGGKLICCDYCNNAFCKKCILRNLGRKELSVITDENSKWHCYVCRSEPLQDLVSKCHSIMEKQELKQPKTEERDRKRHKLKAAKEHKAVVNGKEHTEGSGTMTFSYKKLQVPKELIKKTKKLVETTTGLNTTFIQFIQQSVEEQGDKSIRYRHLKAFRAVLSDLKKAHSALEEALEPEFKSMELQNGNEVQHVVKKTANFVATAENDHTDDVAGDGPDVAQVAEQDLNEDQDMDDDQDMDNEQEDDQDMDNEQDDDQDMDSENRGEPEKDSRGEQDTGQLQHPEADAQEQCFEADVHNKQPEEQDANTDQASNETETKDHQTETDLTKNVIKTEVCDDELVSSTEMSLDHDIMSVPPSVPEELFQMVESLADSSMLSQTDTNAAADSDAKSSEGRADSQRSQPKVKNLIVKLTPVPVVKTCGSRSSKSKSKETDAGTAKKGKNEPDGEEEENKAASGAVDGTESPPPSRRSSRVKTTPLRKQAENNDKKESSESDSEEESKNKVKSSSKTRDSRRKDAAKAKSEDKVVDSDSDEVPQALLEKAAAGQSSEEEQEESTSKRGSLKHKASEQDSEKSSKRKRKPENSDSDQDGKSKKVSKKKKQKESGSSDSDSDQEKETKGKVRTSKRRSNRVKKQEGTKERDKASPERRGDRKRSYEKKRKGRSPRGASKLQSSSSDDEAEEEEGGQQAEGDSGEDSDVQKIKPIVDGNVAGGSAPFHQSSGDEVDNKDGGAGGCDDDDDPENRIAKKMLLAQIKSNYSSGAESSSDDEAADKEEKSSKKAKKEEDDEEDEQQDDDSQDSGSDVEVKKSGRRHKLLRHKLSLSEGESGDEKSSTKKSKKEKKKSGRKGSDDSADSDFEKSASSQESEAMSEEVSESEDDGKRRKTRSSKKKDDEKQRSYKQKKKRRRIKVQDSSSSNEKSGEEDGEDGDQDGEGRKGRKKIRKILKDDKLRTETRDALKEEEERRKRIAEREALREKLREVIVVNESSQVTCPITTKLVLDEDEETKEPLVQVHRNLVTKLKPHQVDGVQFMWDCCCESVKKIQKSAGSGCILAHCMGLGKTLQVVAFLHTLLLCEKLDFSTALVVCPLNTVLNWLNEFEKWQEGMEDDESLEVTELATVKRAQDRAYALQRWQEDGGVMIIGYEMYRNLTTGRNIKSKKLKETFQKTLVNPGPDLVICDEGHILKNEASAVSKAMNAIRTRRRVVLTGTPLQNNLVEYHCMVNFIKENLLGSVKEFRNRFINPIQNGQCADSTLHDVRIMKKRAHILYEMLAGCVQRKDYTALTKFLPPKHEYVLSIRVTPIQCLLYRYYLEHFTGVGNAMEGGRGRSGTKLFQDFQVLSRIWTHPWCLQLDYISKENRGFFDEDSMDEFIASETEESSMSVTSEDEKAKKKKKGKGKRRGSEDSDSDEVEVIKEWNTSSRGRNGEGRSRPEPVEEPRTTSPSGGPTADWHKEFVTEADAEVLEHSGKMTILFEILRMAEEVDDKVLVFSQSLISLDLIEDFLELSCRAKDEDKVSPYKGEGKWFRNIDYYRLDGSTNATTRKKWAEEFNDTSNVRGRLFLISTRAGSLGINLVAANRVIIFDASWNPSYDIQSIFRVYRFGQIKTVYVYRFLAQGTMEEKIYDRQVTKQSLSYRVVDQQQIERHFTMNELAELYTFEPDLLDDPSGKKSKKATPMLPKDPILAELLQNNKDQIACYHEHDSLLDHKEEEALSEEDRKAAWAEYEAEKKGLSMRTNYQMPYAQMDMGTSNYFSYNVAALASMSNQQLEDLINQGRQKVIEATNALKTLGRESLEDTIASVWKENPALTENQVQAMALGRQASLELELKRREAVYRDVLTRQQTLMMFVQKLITNRKVQEQQLAMANQATYLNQLAMQNGMMGGGGLSQMDLLGLYQQLHGQGSHQGMGKNPGPSKGH; from the exons ATGAGTCTGGCTTCTTCTGAATCTCATCTGGATCAAATGGCAGATAAAGAAGAGGAG CCTGGCAGCTCTACAGACACCATGAAGCCGTCCTCGTCCCGCAGCAAGAG GAAGTCCTCCGCAGTAGCTAAGCACACTGAAGTTAACGAATCGGAGTCCTCAGCTGAAAGTGACAATGAAGGTGCCACTTCTGACAATCCGTCCGATGGGAACACGGGCACCAATTCCAAAG GCACTTTAGTGATGAGGCCAGCTGGGAATGAAAACAAAGGTGCCATGAAGCTCAGAGTGGATTTCAAACAGAAGAAATCAG ATGATACCCTGCAAAAGAAGGTAAACTGCACTGCCTGCGGGAAACAAGTCAACCAGTTTAACCGCAACTCGGTGTGTGAGCACCCTGCACTCAAAGTGCTTATCTGCAAG TCGTGCTACAACTTCTACACGAGTGATGATATCAGCAGAGACTCTGATGGGATGGACGAGCAATGCAG GTGGTGTGCTGAAGGTGGCAAACTCATCTGCTGCGACTACTGCAACAACGCCTTCTGCAAGAAGTGCATTCTGCGCAACCTGGGTCGAAAGGAGCTGTCGGTCATCACAGACGAGAACTCCAAGTGGCACTGCTACGTCTGCCGGTCAGAAcctctccaggacctggtctccAAATGCCATAGCATCATGGAAAAGCAAGAACTGAAGCAGCCGAAAACAGAGGAGCGAGACCGCAAGAGGCACAAGCTTAAAGCAGCCAAAGAGCACAAAGCAGTCGTCAATGGGAAAGAACACACTGAAGGCTCGGGGACCATGACGTTTTCCTACAAAAAGCTGCAAGTACCCAAAgaacttattaaaaaaacaaaaaaacttgtggAGACGACAACCGGTTTAAACACCACGTTCATTCAGTTCATCCAACAGTCAGTCGAAGAACAGGGAGATAAGTCTATCAGGTATCGACATTTGAAAGCCTTCAGGGCTGTGCTCTCTGACTTGAAAAAAGCCCACAGTGCTTTGGAAGAAGCATTGGAACCTGAGTTTAAAAGCATGGAGTTGCAAAACGGCAACGAAGTGCAGCACGTTGTGAAAAAGACTGCTAATTTTGTGGCTACTGCAGAAAATGATCACACTGACGATGTGGCGGGTGACGGGCCTGATGTGGCTCAAGTGGCGGAGCAGGATCTGAATGAAGATCAGGACATGGACGATGACCAGGACATGGACAACGAGCAGGAGGATGATCAAGACATGGACAACGAGCAAGACGATGACCAGGACATGGACAGTGAAAACCGTGGTGAGCCGGAGAAGGACAGTCGTGGTGAGCAGGATACAGGCCAACTGCAGCACCCCGAGGCGGACGCACAGGAGCAGTGCTTTGAAGCAGACGTCCACAACAAGCAGCCTGAGGAGCAGGATGCCAACACGGACCAAGCATCAAATGAGACCGAAACGAAAGACCACCAAACAGAAACCGATTTAaccaaaaatgtaattaaaactgAAGTTTGTGACGACGAGCTGGTGTCGTCCACTGAAATGTCGCTAGATCACGACATCATGTCCGTGCCTCCTTCGGTTCCCGAGGAGCTTTTCCAGATGGTGGAGAGCCTTGCGGACTCCTCCATGCTCTCACAGACCGACACCAATGCGGCTGCGGACAGTGACGCCAAGTCCAGCGAAGGCCGCGCGGACTCCCAGCGTTCTCAGCCCAAAGTGAAGAACCTCATAGTCAAACTGACTCCCGTGCCAGTTGTGAAAACATGTGGGTCACGTTCATCCAAGTCTAAAAGCAAGGAAACGGACGCGGGGACGGCGAAAAAGGGCAAGAACGAACCTGacggggaagaggaggagaacaagGCTGCTTCTGGTGCCGTCGACGgtacagagagtccaccacccagtCGCCGCTCCAGCAGAGTGAAAACTACTCCTCTGAGGAAACAGGCCGAGAACAATGACAAGAAGGAATCCTCCGAGTcagattcagaggaggagagtaaGAACAAGGTCAAATCGTCCTCCAAAACCAGAGACTCTCGGAGGAAGGATGCGGCAAAGGCGAAGTCTGAGGACAAGGTGGTGGACTCCGATTCAGATGAAGTTCCACAGGCGCTGCTGGAGAAAGCCGCAGCAGGCcagagctcagaggaggagcaggaggaaagcACGTCAAAGAGGGGCTCGCTCAAACACAAAGCATCGGAACAGGACTCAGAAAAATCGTCCAAGCGCAAAAGGAAGCCTGAAAACTCAGATTCAGACCAAGACGGCAAAAGCAAGAAGGtgtccaagaagaagaagcagaaagagTCGGGCTCCTCGGACTCGGACTCCGACCAGGAGAAGGAAACAAAGGGCAAGGTGCGAACGTCAAAGAGGAGGTCTAATCGTGTGAAGAAACAAGAGGGAACGAAGGAGCGGGACAAAGCCTCACCTGAGAGGAGGGGCGATCGCAAGAGGTCCTATGAAAAGAAGCGGAAGGGAAGGAGCCCCAGAGGAGCCTCCAAGCTGCAGTCTTCCTCCAGTGACGAcgaagcggaggaggaggagggggggcagcaggCTGAAGGAGACTCTGGAGAGGACAGCGACGTGCAGAAGATCAAACCCATCGTGGACGGTAACGTGGCCGGAGGCAGTGCACCCTTTCATCAGTCCTCAG GAGATGAGGTGGACAACAAAGACGGCGGCGCTGGGGGTtgtgatgatgacgatgatccTGAAAACAG GATTGCTAAAAAAATGCTTCTCGCCCAAATAAAATCCAACTATTCGTCTGGAGCAGAAAGCTCCTCTGATGatgaagcagcagataaagagGAGAAGTCATCAAAGAAagctaaaaaagaagaagatgatgaagaagatgaacaGCAAG ATGACGACTCGCAAGACTCTGGTTCGGATGTTGAAGTGAAAAAGAGCGGCAGACGCCACAAACTGCTCCGTCACAAGCTGTCACTGAGTGAGGGAGAATCAGGAGACGAGAAATCCTCCACAAAGAAgagcaagaaagaaaagaagaagtcGGGACGCAAAg GCAGCGACGACTCTGCCGACTCCGACTTTGAAAAGTCAGCGAGCAGCCAAGAGTCGGAGGCAATGAGTGAAGAAGTTAGTGAGTCAGAGGACGACGGCAAACGCCGAAAGACCCG tTCCTCAAAGAAGAAGGATGACGAAAAACAGAGAAGctacaaacagaagaagaagcgacGCAGGATCAAAGTTCAGGATTCCTCTTCCAGCAATGAGAAG AGTGGGGAGGAAGATGGCGAGGATGGCGACCAAGATGGAGAGGGTCGCAAAGGCCGGAAGAAGATCCGCAAAATCCTGAAGGACGACAAACTGCGGACGGAGACGAGAGACGCTctgaaagaagaggaggagaggaggaagcgCATCGCCGAGAGAGAAGCACTCAGGGAGAAACTACGAGAG GTGATCGTGGTGAATGAGTCTTCCCAGGTGACCTGTCCCATCACCACCAAGCTGGTTCTGGATGAAGACGAAGAGACCAAGGAGCCTCTGGTGCAGGTGCACAGGAACCTCGTCACAAAACTCAAGCCTCACCAGGTTGACG GGGTGCAGTTTATGTGGGACTGCTGCTGTGAATCGGTGAAAAAGATTCAAAAGTCCGCTGGGTCTGGATGCATCCTTGCCCACTGTATGGGTCTGGGGAAAACTCTGCag GTGGTGGCATTCCTTCACACGTTGCTGCTCTGCGAGAAGCTGGACTTCAGCACAGCCCTCGTGGTCTGTCCCCTCAACACCGTCCTCAACTGGCTCAACGAGTTCGAGAAGTGGCAGGAGGGGATGGAAGATGACGAGAGCCTGGAG gTGACTGAGCTGGCCACAGTGAAGAGGGCACAGGACCGAGCGTACGCTCTCCAGCGGTGGCAAGAGGACGGCGGGGTGATGATCATCGGCTACGAAATGTATCGGAACCTGACGACAGGCCGGAACATCAAGAGCAAGAAGCTGAAAGAGACGTTCCAGAAGACGCTGGTAAATCCAG gtCCAGACTTGGTGATTTGTGACGAAGGTCACATCCTGAAGAACGAGGCGTCCGCTGTGTCCAAAGCGATGAACGCCATCAGGACGCGGCGGAGGGTCGTACTGACCGGAACTCCTCTGCAAAACAACCTTGTTGAAT acCACTGCATGGTCAACTTCATCAAAGAAAACCTGCTCGGGTCGGTGAAGGAGTTCAGGAACCGTTTTATTAACCCCATTCAGAACGGCCAGTGCGCCGACTCCACTCTCCACGACGTGCGGATCATGAAGAAGAGGGCTCACATCCTCTATGAGATGCTGGCCGGCTGCGTCCAG agaaaagatTACACAGCACTCACCAAGTTCCTGCCTCCCAAACATGAGTACGTTTTATCAATCCGAGTGACTCCGATTCAGTGTCTCCTGTACAGATACTACCTGGAGCACTTCACAG GTGTGGGGAACGCTATGGAAGGGGGCCGGGGTCGCTCCGGGACGAAACTCTTCCAGGATTTCCAGGTGCTCAGCAGAATCTGGACCCATCCCTGGTGCCTTCAGCTGGACTACATCAGCAAAGAAAACAGG GGTTTCTTTGATGAGGACAGTATGGACGAGTTCATCGCTTCAGAAACAGAAGAATCCTCTATGAGTGTGACCTCTGAAGACGAGAAAGCGAAGAA gaaaaagaaaggaaaggggAAACGGCGGGGATCTGAGGACTCGGACAGTGACGAGGTGGAGGTTATCAAGGAGTGGAACACGAGCTCTCGAGGTCGGAACGGAGAGGGCCGAAGCAGACCGGAGCCTGTCGAAGAAC CTCGGACCACCAGCCCCAGCGGGGGCCCCACTGCCGACTGGCACAAGGAGTTTGTCACCGAGGCCGACGCCGAGGTCCTGGAGCATTCTGGGAAGATGACCATCCTCTTTGAGATCCTGCGCATGGCGGAGGAAGTGGATGataaagt TTTGGTGTTCAGCCAGTCCCTCATCTCTCTGGACCTGATCGAAGATTTTCTGGAGCTGTCCTGCAGAGCTAAGGATGAAGATAAAGTCTCTCCATACAAAG GTGAAGGCAAGTGGTTTAGAAACATTGACTACTACCGTCTGGACGGCTCCACCAACGCCACCACCAGGAAGAAGTGGGCCGAGGAGTTCAACGACACCAGTAACGTGAG AGGCCGCTTGTTCCTCATCTCGACGCGAGCGGGCTCTCTCGGCATCAACCTGGTGGCCGCCAACAGGGTCATTATCTTTGACGCCTCCTGGAATCCGTCCTACGACATCCAGAGTATCTTCAGAGTGTACCGTTTTGGTCAGATTAAGACGGTCTATGTCTACAGGTTCCTGGCCCAG GGCACTATGGAGGAGAAGATCTACGACCGGCAGGTCACCAAGCAGTCTCTGTCGTATCGGGTGGTGGACCAGCAGCAGATTGAGAGGCACTTTACCATGAACGAGCTGGCCGAACTCTACACCTTCGAGCCGGACCTGCTGGACGACCCCTCAGGGAAGAAGAGCAAGAAGGCCACGCCCATGCTCCCCAAG GATCCCATCCTGGCCGAGCTGCTACAAAACAATAAGGACCAGATCGCGTGTTACCACGAGCACGACTCCCTGCTGGACCACAAAGAGGAGGAAGCGCTGAGCGAGGAGGATCGCAAGGCTGCATGGGCCGAGTACGAAGCAGAGAAGAAG GGTCTGTCCATGAGGACCAACTACCAGATGCCCTACGCTCAGATGGACATGGGCACCTCCAACTACTTCTCATACAACGTGGCGGCTTTGGCCTCCATGAgtaaccagcagctggag gaCCTGATAAACCAGGGACGACAGAAAGTCATCGAAGCAACAAACGCTCTAAAAACTTTGGGACGGGAGTCACTCGAAGACACGATCGCCTCAGTG TGGAAGGAGAACCCGGCACTCACagagaaccaggtccaggcgATGGCCCTGGGACGGCAGGccagcctggagctggagctcaaACGCAGAGAAGCGGTTTACAGAGACGTTCTCACCAGGCAGCAGACG CTGATGATGTTCGTGCAGAAGCTGATCACGAACAGGaaggtgcaggagcagcagctggccaTGGCCAACCAAGCCACCTACCTGAACCAGCTGGCCATGCAGAACGGCATGATGGGAGGCGGCGGGCTCAGCCAGATGGACCTGCTGGGCctctaccagcagctccacggcCAGGGCTCCCATCAGGGCATGGGCAAGAACCCCGGCCCCTCCAAGGGCCACTAA